The genomic interval CTTCAGCGGCCTGCTCGCCGGACTGTCGTTGCTGCCCGAACAGAACTGGAAGGCCGTCTCGGCGGCCGCGGCGGTCGCGGGTTTCCTCGGCGTCGCCGTCCAGGCCTTCAGCCTCCCGAACGGTTTGGAGTCCGGGATCGGCGCCTGGGTGCTGCTGTTCCTGGGTCTGGTGCAGGCCGCGCTGGCCGCCGCCGTGGTGCTTTTCGCGATGGGCATCGTGAAGCCGCCGGCGCCCAAGCCCGCTGCCGCGCAGCAGGGTCAGCAGGGCTACGGTTCGCCGCAGGGCGGTTACGGCCAGCAGGGTTTCGGCGGCCAGAGCCAGCCGGGGCAGCCCTACGGTCAGCAGTCCTTCGGCGCGCAGCCGGGTCAGTCCGGTTACGGCAGCTCCACCGGTGGCCAGTACCAGCAGCAGCCGGCCTACGGTCAGCAGCCGGGTCAGCCGTCCTACGGTCAGCAGAGCCAGCCGGGGCAGCAGCAGGCCGCCTACGGTCAGCAGCCGTCCTATGGTCAGCAGCCGGGTTACGGTGCGCCGCAGCAGGGTTCGCCCTACGGGCAGACCGCGCAGCCGCGGC from Nocardia goodfellowii carries:
- a CDS encoding DUF5336 domain-containing protein — protein: MSYPTGGSGYNTPATPSAPSNPGQPASSGNSGASASGADGKGLPFFLLIGVAALGALNFLLGFLPYASVMDEGVSGFQIGLAGPLGLLLFSGLLAGLSLLPEQNWKAVSAAAAVAGFLGVAVQAFSLPNGLESGIGAWVLLFLGLVQAALAAAVVLFAMGIVKPPAPKPAAAQQGQQGYGSPQGGYGQQGFGGQSQPGQPYGQQSFGAQPGQSGYGSSTGGQYQQQPAYGQQPGQPSYGQQSQPGQQQAAYGQQPSYGQQPGYGAPQQGSPYGQTAQPRPDDSATQHFASPQAGQQYGGTPSYGQQPGQASQPFGGEQGEDPANKATRAFRPSDDQQQ